The following are from one region of the Microbacterium sp. BK668 genome:
- a CDS encoding aquaporin codes for MTAAARAAAGEFLGSAGLATVVIGSGIAAQTLSPGDVGLQLFENAFATALGLAVLILVFATVSGAHFNPVVTLADILLQRRRWSVAAVYLPAQVLGCIGGAVLANLMFAEPAVSWSTTERAGLPLLLSETVATAGLIVVIFALVRTGRSHLAAPAVGAYIGAAYFFTSSTSFANPAITIGRMFSDTFAGIAPASVGPFIAAQLAGAALGWAAVRVLFPVALEPTTV; via the coding sequence GTGACGGCCGCCGCGCGCGCGGCGGCGGGGGAGTTCCTCGGCAGTGCCGGGCTCGCCACCGTCGTCATCGGCTCCGGGATCGCCGCGCAGACGCTCTCGCCGGGAGACGTCGGTCTGCAGCTCTTCGAGAACGCGTTCGCGACCGCCCTCGGCCTCGCGGTCCTCATCCTGGTCTTCGCCACGGTCTCCGGCGCGCACTTCAACCCGGTGGTCACGCTGGCCGACATCCTTCTGCAGAGACGGAGATGGTCCGTCGCGGCTGTCTACCTGCCGGCCCAGGTGCTCGGGTGCATCGGCGGAGCCGTCCTCGCCAATCTGATGTTCGCCGAGCCGGCGGTGTCGTGGAGCACGACCGAGCGGGCGGGGCTTCCTCTTCTGCTGAGCGAGACCGTTGCCACGGCGGGTCTGATCGTCGTCATCTTCGCCCTCGTGCGCACGGGACGCTCGCACCTGGCAGCACCCGCCGTCGGCGCCTACATCGGCGCGGCATACTTCTTCACCTCGTCGACGAGCTTCGCGAACCCGGCCATCACGATCGGTCGCATGTTCTCCGACACCTTCGCGGGAATCGCCCCCGCATCCGTCGGACCCTTTATCGCGGCACAGCTCGCCGGCGCGGCGCTCGGATGGGCGGCCGTGCGTGTGCTGTTCCCGGTCGCGCTCGAGCCGACGACCGTCTGA
- a CDS encoding metalloregulator ArsR/SmtB family transcription factor — protein sequence MATMLEVTDVTAATCCAPLVREPLTAAEAEDLAHVMKALADQARLRLLSIVAASDNAEACVCDLIEPVGLSQPTVSHHLKILTQAGFLTRSKRGTWAYFALVPGALDRISRVLAP from the coding sequence ATGGCCACGATGCTCGAGGTGACCGACGTCACCGCCGCGACCTGCTGCGCGCCGCTCGTCCGCGAACCCCTCACCGCCGCCGAGGCGGAAGACCTCGCCCATGTGATGAAGGCCCTCGCCGACCAGGCGCGCCTGCGACTGCTGTCCATCGTCGCGGCATCCGACAACGCCGAGGCATGCGTGTGCGACCTCATCGAGCCCGTGGGGCTCAGCCAGCCCACGGTCTCTCACCACCTCAAGATCCTGACGCAGGCCGGATTCCTGACCCGCTCGAAGCGCGGGACGTGGGCGTACTTCGCCCTCGTACCCGGTGCGCTGGACCGGATCTCCCGGGTCCTCGCACCGTGA
- a CDS encoding MerR family transcriptional regulator has product MKISQLSEHTGVPVATLKMYLREGLLHPGAKSGPNQASYDETHVARVHLAQSLVRVGGLSIASAREVIAAAASDLPLVETFGIAQRAASGDARALDDGETAALARVREVTADWDLHGSPEGEQVGTRMAARALAALERSGQPPAPSWLERYAAAALLVAEADLDLVDARDGRDAKAQTVVVGTVLGDHVFAGLRRAAQEHISNTRYSGSTSSRGTAS; this is encoded by the coding sequence GTGAAGATCTCACAGCTCTCCGAGCACACCGGTGTTCCCGTGGCGACGCTGAAGATGTACCTGCGCGAAGGACTGCTGCATCCGGGCGCGAAGAGCGGTCCCAATCAAGCGTCCTACGACGAAACCCACGTAGCGCGCGTGCACCTGGCGCAGAGCCTCGTGCGCGTCGGCGGGCTGAGCATCGCGAGTGCACGGGAGGTCATCGCGGCCGCGGCATCCGATCTCCCTCTCGTCGAGACCTTCGGCATCGCCCAGCGGGCGGCATCGGGGGACGCGCGCGCGCTCGACGACGGCGAGACCGCCGCGCTCGCCCGGGTCCGCGAGGTCACCGCCGACTGGGACCTGCACGGCAGCCCCGAGGGGGAGCAGGTCGGCACGCGTATGGCCGCCCGCGCGCTCGCCGCTCTCGAGCGGTCCGGGCAGCCGCCCGCTCCATCGTGGCTGGAGCGGTACGCCGCGGCAGCCCTTCTCGTCGCCGAGGCCGACCTCGACCTCGTCGACGCACGCGACGGACGTGACGCCAAGGCGCAGACGGTCGTCGTCGGCACGGTGCTGGGCGATCACGTGTTCGCCGGGCTCCGTCGCGCCGCCCAGGAGCACATCTCCAACACCCGCTACTCCGGCAGCACCTCTTCGAGAGGAACGGCATCATGA